The Monodelphis domestica isolate mMonDom1 chromosome 5, mMonDom1.pri, whole genome shotgun sequence DNA segment AAGATGGTTTACTCATGAGAAGTTTAAGGGATATTATGGAAAGCATGCACTACAAGAAACAGAGGTGAGTCCATCATGTATCAAGAACAGCCTACAACTGGGAAAATGGGATTTAAGTGGTATTCTGGGTCCTCTATCCCCAAACACTTAAAGAATAAGAGAAAGCCCTTCATTGAAAGAACAACTTCACTTAGACATGTCAGTATATCTAAACAATTTCAAAAGTATCTAATACTCAAGATTCCACCAACCTGTCTCACAGAAAGAGTAAACCTAATAAGAAATTTAATAGACTCGAGTGACATTTTGTCAAGTTCAAAGAATTGTAACCCAGTCTTTAAGAGCAAAATTCATCcagaaaaaggagggggaaaaatggACTTTTCCCTTGTCATAGCCTTGCCTTTCTGACATAGCACAATAATTTTGTCTTATTATATGATCAAACGATTTACAAGCAACATGTGACAACTAGCCATATGTGTGCAATACAAGAGATGAGGCGTCACCAAAAAGATTGCAGTTAACCTTCAAACTAACCCTCAGAAAGTAATCATAAAGGCCTGCAGAAAAGCCAAGACACTGGCCTGAGAGTGATAATTGCACTGCAAGTTAGTAGAACAAGAAAATGTCAGCCGCTTACAAACAATCCACAAGGATGAAATAAAGCAGGGGAAAAATTCTTTGAAGTACAACTCCAGGGTTTACAGTGTCAAAACTCCTATATGTGACAGGGGACATGTGGAGATGCCCCTACAGGCTCTCTCTGTTAATTCCCCTGTCTGAAATGAAACAGAATCTTAACCAATAGAGCCATGAAGCCCATTTCACAAGGAAAACTTAACTCTGGATGGTCTCTGTTTTTAAGGCCCCTTCTGCGACTCTAGAACTACTGAAATCAAGGAGATAATTGATACCATTTCAGAGCTGGGGTTTCTCCAAGTTATATTTGGACATTAGAAGACAGTGGGAGAGAAAGAGCATCACTCTAGAGAAAAAGAGTATAACTATAAAAACTTAGACCTTATTCTCAATTAGTTTTAGAATTTGGTTTCTGCCAGCTAGTTTATTCTCAGTTTTAAGAATTTGGTTTCTGCCAGCTAGTAGGGACTAAGAAAAAGCTCTAGATTTGCTTGGCTACATCCTAAGTGTTGACTGCATTCTATTCATATAGGTggacaaaaaaaatcccaagcttaaaaaaaaaaacaaaccttttctTTCAAATCCTTGAGAAAGAAATAAGACTTCCCCATTCACCCCCACTTATAGAAGATGGGTGACATTCTAGAAAAAATAAGAGTACACTGGATAGCAGCTAAAGGCACTTAAACAGGAGTCACAGTATTTTGGGCCAGTTAAAGAATCTCACCTGGACAGAGGTTGAGTTTGGGTTCCTTGTTAACATTGACTTTGTTATAAGTCCCATTTGCTGACCTGCCACGTGCTGGTGAGTTCAATGAAACACTTCTTACAGTATCTCTCTGAACATGAACATAGGATGCATTCTCCGCGTTCCTGTTTTTATCATTACGTTGgtagctcattttatttttgggGTTTGGAGCCTGTGTTGCTGTGAGGGGAAAGCAAGAATACAAAAGATGACCTTCAGAAGGGTAAGTTATAAAAAACGAAGTCTCATTAAGTAGTTACAATCAAGTCTAAAGAAAAACATAATCCCTTGTCTTTTTCTGGTAGGATATATCctacttcagtttctttctttcttttttttttaatctcttttctcAATAGTAGTAAACCAGTTTTAATACTTTACCTTTCCTTGTCCCTGTGCCTGGGGGATTCTTTGGTTCCTCatatatccatttcttttttttcacccCTTTAAAGTTAGGTTTCCTCGCTGACTGAGCATCATTCACTTTAAGAAGAGAAGagtttattttaaagttgattttttaaagagatgCTTTCATTCAAATATTACTATAGGTGATAATTATATATCTGCACTTCAGTGAGTTTAGGGAAAGAAACAATAACTATAATATTTCCGTTCTGATGTTTTCTAGAACAAAGAGAGATCATCTCTGAAGTACTTAGAAATCTATTCTGGAAGCAGTGAAGAGTAAAACAATATTCAGTAAATGACATTcttcagtagaaaaaaaaaaatatatatatatagggggcagctgggtagctcagtgtattgagagccaggcctagagatgggaggtcctaggttcaaatctggcctcagccacttcccagctgtgtgaccctgggcaagtcacttgacccccattgcctagcccttaccactcttctgtcttggagccaatacacagtattgactccaagacggaaggtaagggttctttaaaaaaaaaacatatatatatatatatatatatatataatatatatatatatatatgttcacaaAAGGAATGTGTGAAttctagtaaaaaaaagaaagcatattcCAAATCTAATTCTATATCACTAATCAGCACATGTTATTAAGCAACAATGGGCTTGATATTTTGAATATCTCAATACTTTGGGAGAAAAATGTGCTCAAGAAGTTCAATCATATAATATACTATTTAAGCTAACAGCTAATCTTACTTTATTTCCCAAAACTCTTTTGAGGTTTTTACTATGTTTTCCTGGCccaaagtgaacaaataaaaaattaattattcagATAGAAATTCTGTGTCACAATcctataatacttttattttagtTTCCCCAAGAGTTTCCTCTAGCTCCCTCTTCATACCCATAACAGTAGTGATTCCTCAAGGTTTCTGTTATTGACTTtcttgttttacttgactataatctatttattcaaagGAAAGGTACTTCTTCGgttagggaaggaagaagagctcAATGAGTTACTGGAAAATTAGATCAAAATTACTAAAATAAGGcataaaaatacacaaaagaaattCAGTTCAAAAGGGCAATCAAATAGGGCAATTTTGTTACATTGTTAAATTGAGTATATATTGAGGGCGTTTTATATGTGTGTTGTGAGTATATACAACTATAATTGTAAACTAAATTCACAGTTTCATAAGCAAATCATCTTTATTATCTTTCTGTGTTTGAGGCTAATTGATAAAtccataataaaaattaattttaaatgaatagatTAAATAGGAGAAAGACTAAAAAATCTATAAGGATATTTCTTTGATAGCCCAGGTAAAAGATGATGCAGCCTTAACTAGAGAGATGGAAGTGCAAATGTTAAGTAGTGGGTAGAAGGATATGTTTGAGAAATATTGGAGAGGTAGAATTGACAGAACTTGGTAAATGATTGGATACTGTGGAAGAGGGAAGACCAAAATTTCCTCTTGAAGAGTAAGTGTGGATGAGAAGGATAGTGGCATTAccaatagaatttttattttaattgagagAAGGAACAGATTTAGAGAAGAAATTCAACTTTGTATATGTTAAGCTCAACCTGATGTCCTCAATATTCAGGAAGATTTCATAATCATGGCTCAGAGAAGTTAGATATACAAACTCTGAGAGGCATATATACTGAGGTGAAAAAttcacaaaaaatattaaaagaagccGTGGAACAGAAATTTATGAATAGGGGAAGGATACATAGAAGCAACCCAAGAAAGGTCAGACTGGAAGGAGAATCAGATCAGTGTCCTGGAGACTAAGGGAAGAAAAGGATGGTCAGAGTCActggataggaaggaaggaagagagggagggagggagggcatgagaaaagaaagaagaaaggaaggaaggaaggaaaggaagacaacaaacagtagtaaaagataatcttgtatttgacaaataTAGATCCAAGATATTGGATTAAAAaatcactatttggcaaaaattgctgAGAGAACTGGAAAGAAGCTGGGCAGAAACCAGGTATAGACCAATACCTTACACCATACTCTCTAAGATAAGAttgaaaataaatacatgatcTAGGtataaaaaaagattgaaaagaaaTACATGATCTAggcataaaaggaaatataagcaaattagaaggaCAAGGAAAATATTACCTATGTATGGGTAAGAAAGAAATTTGTGAGTCAACAAGAGCtggaaagcattgtgagatgtaaaattgataattttgagtacattaaactaaaaaatattttttacaaataaaatattgcCAAGATTTTAGAAGGAAGTTAGAAAATTggggagaattaattttaataggCAGCCTCTCAgaggtcttttaaaaatatctaggaaggggcaattaggtgactcagtggactgaaaaccaggcctacagatgggagatcctgggtttgaatttggcctcaaatactttctaactgtgtgaccctgagcaaattatttaacccatATTACCTAGcatttactattcttctgccttggaaccaatacacagtgttaattgtaagttggaaggtaagtttaaaaggaaaaaataaaatatagagagaacagTCAAATGTATGGAAATgagagccatcccccaattgataaatggatagaAGTTATGAACAGAtcgttttcagaggaagaaatcaaagtcatatataggTACTTGAAAAATTGCCCTAAATCACTACTGActagggaaatgcaaaccaaaatcaTTCTAAGTTATCACCTTATATCCATATCAGATTGGATagaatgacaaaagggcaaaaagataaatgttggaagtGATATGGTAGTCAGAATACTAATAAACTGTTGGTAgtactgtgaactaatccaatcattttggagaacaatttggaattatgcccaaagaactataaaattgtGATCCAGCTAGATCTATTTCCCAtgaggatcagagaaaaaggaaaagaatctctatgttccaaaatatttatagcaactctctatatggaggcaaagaactggaaatcaaaggaAGATACATTAATTgagggatggctaaacaaattatagtatataattatgatggaatactactgtaccataagaaacaatgaacagattaattttttaaaacttggaaagtaTATGGCataatgaaaagtgaaacaagtagaaccaagagaacattatatatacagctccagatttaatattttaagaataacttgtgaatatacATCTCCAGATAATGCACtaagaaatggaaacacaaaagacataatctgTATATTCTGCTGAATGTTTCCTTCTATGGTCTGGagaggggaaaaagggaaggaagcaaagaaggaaggaaggaaggaaggaaggaaggaaggaaggaaggaaggaaggaaggaaggaaggaaggaaggaaggaaggagtgaaggagaggaagggagggagggagagagggagagaggtagaaagaaagaaagaaagaaagaaagaaagaaagaaagaaagaaagaaagaaagaaagaaagaaagaaagaaagaaagaaagaaagaaagaaagaaagaaagaaagaaaggaagaaaggaaggaaggaaggaaggaaggaaggaaggaaggaaggaaggaaggaaggaaggaaggaaggaaggaaggaaggaaggaaggaaggaaggaaggaaggaaggaaggaaggaaggaaggaaggaaggaaggaaggaaggaaggaaggaagggagagagagaagaaagaaagaaagaaaaagaaaaaaggggaggaaaggagagagtgaaaaagatggagaaggaagacaACTAGCAAAAGACAAGAGGTAATTAAGAAGGGATTCATGGCTATGGAAAGAGATATTTCAGCAGTGGTGTAGGGATGAAACCCAGATTAGAGGGTAGTGAATAGTAGTAAATGGATATTAAGAAATGACTACTCTTTCTAGACATTTAgcactgaaaaaggaaaaggacaccAATAGCTTGAAGGATGGGTTGTAAGGGAAAagaagtggtgtgtgtgtgtgtgtgtgtgtgtgtgtgtgtgtgtgtgtgtgtgtgtgtgtgtgtgtgtgtgtgtgtatgagagagagagagagagagagagagagagagagagacacacacacacacacacacacagagacacagagagagagagacagagagacagagagagacagagagagagacagagagacagaggacagagacagagacagagagacagagagagagagacagagagaattaaTGTGTATTTTAGAATTAATGAAGTCTGCATGTTTGcaggcagagaggaagaggaatgaTCATCAGAAGAACAAGGTCATGGAAGACACTGGAGCATATGGAAAGGCACACAAGTTGAGATTTACATTTATTGCAGAAAAGGTTTTGAGTTATGGAGTGGTGAGGACCTTATTCATTGAATGATGCTTTGGCTTTCTCAGTAAACCAAAGAAACATTGTGGATATTGAGCAGGGgcttgagaagggaagaaaaggcttGGAGTGACCACATTAGTGTGGAAAGAGAGTGAAAGGATTATACTATAGTAGGTGGGTgacctcacatttttttttctccaactgtTTTGCCTCCCTGGTTATGTCAGATGAGGTGGGCTAAGCACACTGGACCATAAAAAGAAGCTAAGCTGCTCTTGAAAATACTTTTCAAAGTGCACAATAAATGGGTAACTAAAAGTATTAATCTGCAGATGAATTCTTTTCAAGTTTGTTCATTAATCCTAAAAACGACCCTAGGTGACAACTAATTGATGATATCTCAGTTTTCCAGACATGAAGTTAACAAAGATTATATACACTTTTCgaaatcattttatatttcacagaGATACCAAGAGAATCTTGTTTCCTTCATTCTCAGGACCTGCCTCTCACTTCTGAGCTATAATCATTTTTGATGATCTATTTCATGAACTGATTGAATGTAGTTCAAATAAACCCAAGGACATCTCACTTGAAGAGGGATCCTCTCTGCACTTTGTGTTGATATTCTCAGTAGCATTTAAGACATGTGTGGTAGGTACTGGTCTTGTAGTTACAGAACGCTTTGGATGAGGACTGTCCTTGATGTCtttggaaggagaagaaagaaaactcagTATTAATAAAAGTGCAAGCTAGAAGGTCACATCATTTACTGTTACTTCTTTCAATGGAAGTACCCTTGGGCCCTGAAGCCTCTGATTGGCTGGTTCCCCCAAGATCCTCCATTTTGAGGAGGGGACCCCATCAACCAAGTCTCCATTTCTCTCCAGGCTGCATTGCTAACATCTCCACAAAATTCTGTCCAtcatccttctctcctcccctaccttcattttcctcccccttttcccttcaGCCCATCACCCCAgtttttcagctcccttttctatgttgtcttctcccattagaaggtATATATTAGAAGGCACCCTGAGGTGCAGGGACTATCTTCTTTAATCTGACCAAATAAACTTCTAGCCATCAATctacctctctcctctttccactACTTCTCCTCTTGACAGACAACATTTCTCACAGTTTTCCTTAGCTTTTATCAAAAGCTTGCTTTTCATATGACTGATACATGAACTCTAATAGAAAATTTTCCTCTTAATTATTCTTTAGCTAATTGGAGAACATTGGTATAAGAGAAAACAATCTCTCCTAGTGACCAAGATAGTAGCTTCTTGCAGTTTGGGGTGAAAAGACTTAGGTATCCCTAACTTTAGTAAAATATGAGTGccaatcaaaaaacaaagaaggcatatttgagttcttgattatttccacaCTATGGTCCTCTAATTAGAAGGACAAGAAGGCAATCCTCTTGTCTCCTTAGTTGCAACCTGAACTTTCTATGGAAtagaactagatttttttttttattttagtgaatgaaataaaaaaggaattgaactttGGATCCACATTAGGTATTCAACTAAAGtctataatacataataatagtCTTATTAAAGGTGCCCAACCTGCTTACAAACAAACCAAAATGGCTGACAAAAATCATAAAGATTTCTTACCTTTACTATTGTTTGAACCTTTTGACATGATGAATTCATTCTCTTCAGTTAAAGTCTCACTCTCATCCACTCCAAGAAATATGATCCTTTGTGGTACATAACAGTCACCCCCTGTTATCAGAGGATCACAAAATCTTAATAATGCTGAGCCTTAGAAGTAACCTACCCTCATCTTCCAATCTAATTCTAGAATCCCCTCAACCCCAGCTGATGgcagcctgtgtgtgtgtgtgtgtgtgttttgtcatAGTTCTAATTTTGAGGAAGTTCTTGCCTATTCTGAAGTGAAAAATACATCCTTCTAACTTCcagccctttctttccttctaattctgctTTCTAGAGCTACACAGAATAATTCTCATGCCTCTCGTTCATATGACAGTCTTTTAAATATATGGAAATAGCTATCATATCAGCTTccttaaatcttctcttttctcaactAAATAGCCCATATTTTCCACACCTCAGTTGTCCAACACAGGATACGTTCTCTGTTGTGAATTGCCCCCCCCTtttaaaatgtggcacccagaacAATATTTTGACATAAAATTCTGAGAGAAATAGATGTGTTCATTTAAAATACAGACACCCAGGAAgcatctgggtgactcaatggatggagagccaggcctagagatgggaatgggttcaaatttgacctcagacattttccagttgtgttaccctgggcaagtcacttaacccctattgtctagcccttactgctcctctgctttggaaccaatacactgtactgattctaagacagaatgcaaacatttttttaaaataaatttttttaatttttttttaaataaaattttttaaaataagagacaAACTTTTAAAGCTTCCAAATCTTTTTGAAATTCTCTCAACCACTCTAAGCTCACAGTTCATCAGTCTCTCCAAACCACCAccttctgaatgaatgaatcccaTTTCTATCAAATGCTCCGTCATCCTTCTAGTCATCTAGATTAGCGATTCTTACTTTCACACCTCCCACATATCCAGTCACCAAATCTCGTTTCTTTCTCCACCTTTCTTGTACATGTCCCCTTCTTTTCACGTGTACATCCAACATCCTATATCAATCCATCTGTCACTTTCTCACCTGGACTACTGAAATGACttcttaattggtctccctggCTCTTCTCTCCCAATTCCAATTTACCCTTCCCAGAGCCATCAAAGGCACAAAGTCTGGCCCCATCACCATTACTGTTACATTCACTCAACTCTGCGCCTTCCCATTCTCTtctaggaaaaaaatgcaaactcTTCTACTTGGCATTTCAAGTTCTTCCCAACCTGGGTCCATCGTGCTTCTGTGGCCTTCCTCCATAGGAGACCTTTTCACTTCACACTTCACACTTCagcccttttcttcctctctctgtatcCTTCCACCCACCGTCCTCCATGGCTGGTGTTTCCTTCAAGATTAAACTCAAACATCATCCCCTGCCACAAGGGGCCTTTCCAGGCCATGAAGCCAGCTACTGAGGTCTTTGTTTTGTGTGTGCTTCTGATGTAGTTGTAGTAACATCTCCCCGGAAGCATGAGGCAATAGAACGTGGTGAATTTGAGTGAATAAAATGTAAAGTAGGGGAAGAGAGACCATTTCACTACTTTTCCTTTATAGACCTAGAGACTAGCAAtcagtagaagcttaataaattcttgttgttgCATAGATTTTTGACAATTAAGAAACCAAACAGGCTCAGCAAGATAGCTAACATCTTTCTGAGTTGTCTGGTTTGGTTTTTGTAACCATTTGATCTCCTAGTAGGATCAGAACAAATTACTGAAGCAAAGGTACTTCCCCGTTTTCATTCATTGCCATATTCTAGAATTAGAACTTGAAGTGGTATGAGAGGTCATCAGGTTCAACctctgtattttacagatgaagaaaataaccCCCAActggggaaatgacttgcttCTAGAGACACAAAGGAGGCAAAATGGCTCAgttgggattagaacccagattcTTTCTCCACATCAATTCACCATATTCTACTGTCTCATGCAGACAATGCCCACTCaaaaatcatttccatttttttcctcagaCTACAAATCACTTCCTTGATAACCTCAACAAAATATTTCTTGGATATTGTACAAATGTTTCTAGGGATAAAGAATTTACTCCCTCACAAGTCAATCTATTCCATTTTCAATCTGGGTGAATTATTAGGAAGGTTTTCCTTATAATGAACTGAAAactccttccttcactccctaCCTTTTTAGCCTCACCACCGATGTCTACCTTTGTGGTCCTAGATTTGTCCCTGGGAATTacctaaaaataaatcaaatccctcttccacatggcaAAGCTCTAGAGATGTGAAGACAACTAGAATGTCCACACCAAGTCTGCTACTCTCCAGAATACAAACATCAACTTTAGTTCCTTCACCctttctaagagaaaaaaaaaatgttcctagtTTCATCTACCACTGAGAGACTCCTCTTATCATTTCTCTAGCCATGCCCAGCCAATGATTGCTGCTTTCAAATCTCTGTTGAAGACATAGGGAAAAGTCAAGAGCAGGTACAAATCAATTAGTTTGGACCTTGAAAGTATCCAAACAGAGAGAAGGCCAAGAGAGAATATAGGAACATTGTGTAAAGGATCACTGGCATAAGACTCAgtaatcttttcttttcaatcctctctctctttgtcactccgtttctcctctctctatttgtctctccAGTTCTGCCTCTTACTCAtatctctttctcactctttctcGTCCTTTAGTttaaacagaaattttaaaaCGAGTGACCCAAAGTGTGTTGCTTTCAAATTCTTGGAGGACTTGGTTCAAAAGATCGGAGTAGGAGCAATAGTGTTACCAAAGTATTTCCTGGAGCACATATCTAAGGGCTCTCCTGAGCTCATGATCTATCCAACCTCCTCTCAAAGTTAGATTTCTATGTGTCCTGCCTcttctattagattgtaaactggCTGAAAGTCAGAGACTAtgtatatcattttaaaaaatctagcaCATCAAACAATAGTTAATGCTATTTGTTGTTGAATTGATAGGAACAATTCCATCCCTTGAAGATAATGTGGACAGATTCAGACATAGCCTGAGACAAAACTGCTCAAATAAGTCATTTGTCTTGTGTAGACCCAAATAGACCCTACCCCTTTTCACAGCAACTAGCATATTCAGCAACCACTAACAAAAAGGTTTTCTCTTGTGGAAAtgattctctttaaaaagaatgGTAACGTGAAACGCAAAGGATTGATGCAGGACTGCCATTTTATACTTGTGAGATCTGCTTAACACGTCCGTTTAAAGTACTAGGTCTGGCAGACTGTGAAATATCAAATAGAACtagtaatacatttttaaaatattgtattaaGTCACCTCCATTTTCAAAAGCAGCAAGGTCGGTTCTTGGTTTCCCATCCAATGATGCTTTTATCTCACCTTGTCTTTCAAATATATTGAATTTTGTTGGAACTGTAAGACCATCCCCTAAAATGgcaaaaaaagggaggaggagttgATACATCAGGAGCCACATTTCTACAGTGCAGCTCACCACAGGAACTGTGTTAGTTAATGGAAGTAGCACATTTAGGAGATGCATATAAGAAGAGAGCAAGACTCTGGGATATGATCTAAGGCAAGTACTGTTTGCACAGTGATTTCATGAACAATAAAGTACATGACTTTTTAAAGCAGCTTCACAATTAAATCATCAAAGAGGAAAGTGAGCCTATTTTCTTATTTGACCAATTCAAAAATGACTGCAATTTGGCATTTGAAAACTCTTTCTCTCCATGAAATAGAAATtacttttgattatttattttttaatatcatgacTTTAAAGGTATTTATAAATGTTTCCTGGTCTGACTCCTATGCAGAAGTATCAGCTTTAGCAAAAGTTGTTATTTGTTATCATGGACTGCTCTTGTGGATACTCACTTTCTCATATATCTTTCTTAGAACCACTTCATTCTTTAGTGAATTCATGTTAAAATTATAGTATAAGTCAACCAAGTAGGCTCTTATAATCACTTCCCCCCTTCTATCccaccatttttcttctctttcatgaCTGAGGCAAGCATGAcctgccttggagtcaggagtacctgggttcaaatcccacctctgacacttattagcttaaGATTCTAGATccagaactggaagggagctccttatagggaggagaaagatccaATTAagggaagtcaagtgacttgcccaaggtcacacaggtagtgtcagaggtgagattcaaacccaggtcccactgactccaaagccagtacACTTTGAATCATACCactctgtgtggccctgggtaacaGTCACCTGGCCTCTCTGTACCTCAGGCAAACTCCCTAGGACTTAACTGGGAAGTCAAAGACCAGGGGGCGATCCGTGTTGGTGGACTGAGTTCCCCCATGAGGAGTTCCCTACCC contains these protein-coding regions:
- the C5H12orf50 gene encoding uncharacterized protein C12orf50 homolog isoform X5, which gives rise to MEMQQNCSISCFWETQPLGCVKISCVFYHSKPRNINGLFLPPSSNVTLQKETQEGILPPTQSQEPLKPQENISRPIHPPLVITINFEEEEEEEEEEEDDKENNASSLWTKTPEEIEEERAIKEMCYKSGEYYRFHTPPDISAKSITSTVEKELAKPLENGNELQEGDGLTVPTKFNIFERQGEIKASLDGKPRTDLAAFENGGGDCYVPQRIIFLGVDESETLTEENEFIMSKGSNNSKDIKDSPHPKRSVTTRPVPTTHVLNATENINTKCREDPSSMNDAQSARKPNFKGVKKKKWIYEEPKNPPGTGTRKATQAPNPKNKMSYQRNDKNRNAENASYVHVQRDTVRSVSLNSPARGRSANGTYNKVNVNKEPKLNLCPDKYTSTSYNASTWRKRIPFSKTYSKTEKIYSEPRRNGSK
- the C5H12orf50 gene encoding uncharacterized protein C12orf50 homolog isoform X4, which encodes MWSKPGKQNCSISCFWETQPLGCVKISCVFYHSKPRNINGLFLPPSSNVTLQKETQEGILPPTQSQEPLKPQENISRPIHPPLVITINFEEEEEEEEEEEDDKENNASSLWTKTPEEIEEERAIKEMCYKSGEYYRFHTPPDISAKSITSTVEKELAKPLENGNELQEGDGLTVPTKFNIFERQGEIKASLDGKPRTDLAAFENGGGDCYVPQRIIFLGVDESETLTEENEFIMSKGSNNSKDIKDSPHPKRSVTTRPVPTTHVLNATENINTKCREDPSSMNDAQSARKPNFKGVKKKKWIYEEPKNPPGTGTRKATQAPNPKNKMSYQRNDKNRNAENASYVHVQRDTVRSVSLNSPARGRSANGTYNKVNVNKEPKLNLCPDKYTSTSYNASTWRKRIPFSKTYSKTEKIYSEPRRNGSK